A single Agrococcus sp. ARC_14 DNA region contains:
- a CDS encoding amidohydrolase, with product MIVDLIVRNARIDTRDAERPEASALAVLDGRVVALDEQLDGLEARETIDAGGLALLPGFNDVHAHSVWFGTTLMDADLSAVTSLDDIYRVIEAQAQTTEAGAWVVAAGYNPVLLGSTHPDRDRLDAASGGRPVWIKHASGHSGQASTAGLALAGVDDRDVPALEGGVIRVDDAGRPTGVLEERAMTLVQDILLPYPLATIERALALATEHYAREGLTSVTDAGVAGGWIGHAPAELAAYQSARDAGLLRTRMQVMPVMDALQAIPGHADEAARRGFGAGMRTGWGDDWLQLGPVKVFTDGSILGRTAQMREDYEGCPGYHGYLQDDPEIMRTRVLEAAAAGWSLALHAVGDAALDFALDAIEEAIRANGTPSVPNRVEHGMVVRPDQLERLAALQVACVVQPSFIPSFGEGIRGPVGQQRGEWSIRARSQLDAGLPLAFSSDRPVAPGAPLLGIQSFVERRSEEGLDYGAHERISVDEAVHAATVGSSEVTGQQARKGRLAPGQLADMVLLDAHPREVAVSDIHAIPVRATLAGGAFTHRDADVG from the coding sequence ATGATCGTCGACCTGATCGTGCGGAACGCGCGCATCGACACCCGCGATGCCGAGCGGCCGGAGGCGAGCGCGCTTGCCGTGCTCGACGGCCGCGTGGTGGCGCTCGATGAGCAGCTCGACGGGCTCGAGGCCCGCGAGACGATCGACGCCGGCGGCCTGGCGCTGCTGCCGGGCTTCAACGACGTGCACGCGCACAGCGTCTGGTTCGGCACCACGCTGATGGACGCCGATCTCTCGGCCGTGACCTCGCTCGACGACATCTACCGCGTGATCGAGGCGCAGGCGCAGACGACGGAGGCGGGCGCGTGGGTTGTCGCCGCCGGCTACAACCCGGTGCTGCTCGGCAGCACCCACCCCGACCGCGACCGCCTCGACGCCGCGAGCGGCGGTCGCCCGGTCTGGATCAAGCACGCCTCGGGCCACTCCGGCCAGGCGAGCACCGCCGGGCTCGCGCTCGCGGGCGTCGACGACCGCGACGTGCCCGCCCTCGAGGGTGGCGTCATCCGCGTCGACGACGCCGGCAGGCCCACCGGCGTGCTCGAGGAGCGCGCGATGACGCTCGTGCAGGACATCCTGCTCCCCTACCCGCTGGCCACGATCGAACGCGCGCTCGCGCTCGCCACCGAGCACTACGCCCGCGAAGGGCTGACGAGCGTGACGGATGCGGGGGTCGCGGGCGGCTGGATCGGTCACGCCCCCGCAGAGCTGGCCGCCTACCAGTCGGCGCGGGATGCCGGCCTGCTGCGCACCCGCATGCAGGTGATGCCCGTGATGGACGCGCTGCAGGCGATCCCGGGGCACGCCGACGAGGCGGCGCGGCGCGGCTTCGGCGCCGGCATGCGCACCGGCTGGGGCGACGACTGGCTGCAGCTGGGCCCGGTGAAGGTGTTCACCGACGGCTCGATCCTCGGCCGCACCGCGCAGATGCGCGAGGACTACGAGGGCTGCCCCGGCTACCACGGCTACCTGCAGGACGATCCGGAGATCATGCGCACGCGCGTCCTCGAAGCGGCCGCGGCCGGCTGGTCGCTCGCGCTGCACGCCGTCGGCGACGCGGCCCTCGACTTCGCGCTCGACGCGATCGAGGAGGCCATTCGGGCGAACGGCACCCCGTCGGTGCCGAACCGCGTCGAGCACGGCATGGTCGTGCGACCCGACCAGCTCGAGCGGCTCGCGGCGCTGCAGGTCGCCTGCGTGGTGCAGCCGAGCTTCATCCCCTCCTTCGGCGAGGGCATCCGCGGCCCCGTCGGGCAGCAGCGCGGCGAGTGGTCGATCCGCGCGCGCAGCCAGCTCGACGCCGGCCTGCCGCTCGCCTTCTCCTCCGACCGCCCGGTGGCGCCCGGCGCTCCCCTGCTGGGCATCCAGTCGTTCGTCGAGCGGCGCAGCGAGGAGGGTCTCGACTACGGCGCGCACGAGCGCATCTCGGTGGATGAGGCGGTGCACGCCGCCACCGTCGGCTCGAGCGAGGTCACGGGTCAGCAGGCGCGCAAGGGCCGGCTGGCTCCCGGTCAGCTCGCCGACATGGTGCTGCTCGACGCCCACCCGCGCGAGGTCGCCGTGTCCGACATCCACGCGATCCCGGTGCGCGCCACGCTCGCAGGCGGCGCCTTCACGCATCGCGACGCCGACGTCGGGTAG